The window TGGATCATGCCCGCAATATCCTTCTGATGGCTGACGATGCCAAAGCTGAAATCTGCGATGATGGACAGTCAGGCAAAGTCCGCGTCGCCGCGATTCCTACCATCGCACCTTACTTTCTTCCCGAATGTCTGCAGTCGTTTCATCTGCAGTTTCCCAGGGCACATGTCATTGTGCAGGAAGATACAACCGATAATCTGTTGAAGAAGATCGCAGAAGGTGAAGTGGATATAGCCATCGCTGCCTTACCCATAACTGCGAAGTATGTCGAAGTAGAACCTCTGTTTGAAGAAGAGTTGCTACTAGTTACCAGTAACGGTCATCCACTCGCCCACAAGAAGGCCATTCGAGCCAATGATATCGAAGAACTTCCCTTCGTGCTGCTCGGTGAAGCGCACTGTCTCTCAGATAATGTAATTACTTATTGTCGACAGAAATCGTTTCACCCTGTTTCCGTTGAACGTACGAGCCAGCTGACCATGGTGCAGGAACTTGTAACCCTGGGGCATGGCATCAGCCTCGTTCCCGCCATGGCGTGTGCTCGCGATACCAGCAACACCCGTGTGTACCGTTCTCTGACCGGTCAGAAGCCCACTCGCATAATTGCCATGATTTCCAACCCATACCGTTATCACAGCAAGCTGGTGCGCCAATTTCAGGAACATGTAAAAAAAGGCTGGAAGGCGTAATGGGGTAGTTTCGATTCAATTCAGTCCACCACAAGATGCCATGCAGTTCGGGCTACTCATTGGTGTCTACTCACGCAAAACAGATTATGCAACTGGCTGATCCACACTACTCGCCCGTTCTGCAAGTTGACGCACCTGGCGACAAAGTGCATTGAGCACCACATTCACAGGGTCGGTTGTAGAATCCGAGGTATCCATGATGTCATTCAAATCCAGGCTGTACGCTGTCGTCTGCTGAACAGCTTCCACGGTTGTGAACTGTGGTTGAGACTGGATCACTCCCAGCAAGCCGATGATTTCTCCCTCCCCCATGGTGCCGAGAATCTGCTTTAGCCCATCTACTTCCCTGCTGAGTTGCACTTTCCCCTTTTCAATTACCATGAACTTATTGACCGGCGAACCCTCTCGAAGGAGGATGGAACCAGTAGAATAACTGCGTCGCTGCTTCCGCAGTTTCGCCTGTCTGAGCTGACTGCCTACGACACGGATGGCCATGCGTAAGACCAGGCCGACGACTGCCCCTGTCACGATGCCAATGATATTTGCCATCATATCAGCAACATCAAACGTGCGGGCATTCAGTGGCTGCAGATACTCAATGCCGATACTCATCAGAGCAAGCACTACCAGCGCAGGCAGACAAAGTGCAGTTCGAACGCCAAGGACAAAGATGGCGGAAAGCACTGTATAGCCACCAAAATGCAGCAGCTTGTCCATCGATACGGTGTATTCGGTACGTCCTACCAGGCTGGCTACCACAACAATCACCAGCCCTGCCAGCCCAGCCAGCACAATCAAGGTTCGGGCCCACATGGGGATTTCGTAGACAGTGCTCGAGAGTACCGACGATAGTGACTTTGGTCGTGAAGAGCTCATGGTATCTGTTGATTAAAAATCAGCGGGAATGGATAACACCGGGCAGTGGGCGTTCTGCAGTACCTGTTCAGTCGTTGTGCCTCGCAGCATATCGAGAAATCCTTGCGAACCTTTGGTGACCATAATGATGAGATTGGCACCACCCTCTTCTGCAGCATTAAGAATTTCTGTAACTGGTCGCCCCTCTCTGCTGATCTTAACCACCTTCCACGGACCTTCAGGTACAGTAACATGGGGATAGGATTGATCAGCCCCAACATGCAACAGAGTGAGCGTTGCATTATTTTTGCCAAAAGCCGTCAGCGCCCGCAGGGCGCGTTCAATAGCACCGCCTGCTGGAGGGGTATGATCAACAGGAATCAGAATATGATCCAATGTGACATGCCCGTCATCCGGAGAAACACAGCCGTGTACTCCTGAAGGCACAAAGAGCGTTGGCAACGCCATCTTGCGAGACACCTGTTCAGCAGTGGAAGGCTTGAGCCAATTGGCTAATCCCGTGCGCTGCCGGGTTGCAAGGACCAGCATATCTACCGATCCCTTGTCCAGATAGCTGGAAATGCCGCCAACAATATTGCTGGTGTCATACACATTGATTTTCTCGATCTCAATTCCCAGTTTGGATACATCAGCTCGCCGGGCACCCGGCTCCAGCATCCCCCACCGCTGGAGCGTCTCGCGCACGGAAGGAAAACTGTCCCAATCCGCATGCTTGTCCCTGCTCACATGCATGATGGTCAATCGGGCATGATTGTTGACTGCCAGCCGCAATGCATGAGCAAAGGCGAATTCTGAATCTTCTGAGAAATCCGTTGCATGCAGAATATACTTGGCAACTTCACTGAAACGATTGGGAACAGTTTCGCTGGACATGGTTAAACTCCGTTGATCAAAGCCGATTCCGTACCGACCATCAAGTTGGAATTATGTTAAGTGTTCAACGCCTGTGCACAAAGTTGTTTGTGACAAAATGCTTGGAATTTATTACTCTGCTGATGCAATTGTTGCAATTTAGTTCTAAGCGAAACACAGCTTGACCTAATATCGTTTTTGGTTATCTAACATACCCGGTGCACGTTGCTCATTTGACCAAAGGTCGAAATAATCCATGAACTGGCGTTTGCACTGGATTTTGTTCATCGCATTATTTCATACATCAGATGTCTGCTCGCAGGATTTTGCAACTCGTACAACATCAACCTCTTTTGCGACTGCTTCCGAAAATAATACACTTCCAAATGCTGCATTTCCCAATGTGCCAAGGCTGAATTTTCTGTCTTCCGACAGCCGACCTGATTCAGTGGAAGACTGGTTGACACAATCCATCAAAGTACGTGGTCGAATCGAGACTGACGCGATCCTGGCCGTGCAATCTAGCGAAAGCAAGGAAATCATCGGTGATTTGCGGAATGGCTACGGCTTCCGGCGAATGAGACTGGGGGCCCAGGGAACCATTGGCGATGTCGCCCGGTGGGTTTCTGAAGTCGAGTTGGCTGGAGGTACTCCGAGACTACGTGATGTGTTCATTGGCTATCAGATGTTTCCCTGGGTGCGTGAATTACGTGTCGGCTACTTTCGTGAGCCGTTCAGTCTGGAAGGAAATACCAGTACGAATTTCATGACTTTCATGGAACGTTCTCCACTGAATGAACTGGATCCTACACGGAATTGGGGGGTATGCGGGTACTGGTGGCCTGATGATGAGCGCATGACAGCTGCACTGGGTGTATTTCGTGATGGCACCAATAATGGCGGACAAAGTCAAGGCGATGATGATGCCTGGGCACTTACAGGACGAATTACCAGTTTGCCAGTTTATGTGCCTGATGATGATAATTTCCAGTTGCTGCATCTGGGTTCCGCCATCTCCCTACGTTCTCCGAAAGATGGACTGGTAATCTTTGATCCCGGTGTGGCGTCAAACCTGTTGACGGTTTCCGATGATCCTGCATCTCCATTTCTGCCTGCCGTAATTTTTAATGCCAACAGCCAGCAGATTTATAATCTCCAAGCGGCCTGGGTAAACGGCTCTGCGTCCTGGCAGGCAGAATGGTTTGCTACTTCCATTCAGCAAACAAATGCGGGAACCGTCTTCCTGCATGGTTTCTACATCGATTACACCTATTTCCTGACTGGTGAACACCGGGGATATGATCGTACTCGCGGTGCGTTTGATCAGGTGAAAGTACTACGCCCTGCACTTCGTACTAGGGACGATCCTCGTGGAGGGATGGGCGCCGTCGAGTTACTGGCGCGATTCTCCTATGCTGATTTCAATTCGCCCAACATGCCGCCTGCCATCTCCGGTGAACCTGCAGGCGCATATCTGTATCAACTCACACTGGGCGTCAATTGGTATCTCAATAACTACATGCGCATGATGTTTAACTACACTGCTGCCATGCCGGATGACATCAATCAAGATCCCACCATGGCA of the Planctomycetia bacterium genome contains:
- a CDS encoding LysR family transcriptional regulator, producing MELEQLRHFLKVAELENFSRAAEHIQLSQPSLSRSIARLEEELGQPLFERQSRRVVLNDAGRLLLDHARNILLMADDAKAEICDDGQSGKVRVAAIPTIAPYFLPECLQSFHLQFPRAHVIVQEDTTDNLLKKIAEGEVDIAIAALPITAKYVEVEPLFEEELLLVTSNGHPLAHKKAIRANDIEELPFVLLGEAHCLSDNVITYCRQKSFHPVSVERTSQLTMVQELVTLGHGISLVPAMACARDTSNTRVYRSLTGQKPTRIIAMISNPYRYHSKLVRQFQEHVKKGWKA
- a CDS encoding cyclic nucleotide-binding domain-containing protein → MWARTLIVLAGLAGLVIVVVASLVGRTEYTVSMDKLLHFGGYTVLSAIFVLGVRTALCLPALVVLALMSIGIEYLQPLNARTFDVADMMANIIGIVTGAVVGLVLRMAIRVVGSQLRQAKLRKQRRSYSTGSILLREGSPVNKFMVIEKGKVQLSREVDGLKQILGTMGEGEIIGLLGVIQSQPQFTTVEAVQQTTAYSLDLNDIMDTSDSTTDPVNVVLNALCRQVRQLAERASSVDQPVA
- a CDS encoding universal stress protein; translated protein: MSSETVPNRFSEVAKYILHATDFSEDSEFAFAHALRLAVNNHARLTIMHVSRDKHADWDSFPSVRETLQRWGMLEPGARRADVSKLGIEIEKINVYDTSNIVGGISSYLDKGSVDMLVLATRQRTGLANWLKPSTAEQVSRKMALPTLFVPSGVHGCVSPDDGHVTLDHILIPVDHTPPAGGAIERALRALTAFGKNNATLTLLHVGADQSYPHVTVPEGPWKVVKISREGRPVTEILNAAEEGGANLIIMVTKGSQGFLDMLRGTTTEQVLQNAHCPVLSIPADF